The Thermotoga caldifontis AZM44c09 genomic interval TGTCCAGCAAAGTGACTGTGGGTGGTAGAAAAACGAATGTAGTCGCTCCTGCCGTCGCAACACCGAGTGCACCGCTGAAGCCCAGTTCTCTCATCACAGGCGAGCTCGTCAGACCGAGGCTCAAAAACCCTACAACCGTTGTTAGGACCGTCATCAGTAAAGCGAAGAAGGTTTCACGGAAAGAGATGTAGGCCCTTTCGAACCTGTTGGGGTCTGTCAAGCTCAAGTACCTGTTGACGTAGTGCAGCGCTGCGGAGCTCCCCATTATCAGCGTGATGAAGGGCATCAGGACGTTTTCCATCGTCACGGGTTTGTCGATCGCGGCGTAGAAGCCGAGCAGATAAACCGTGGCGAGTACGCTCGGAAGGAACGCGAGTACCGCAGCCCAGAAGTTCTTCAGAGTGAAGTAGAACACGAAAAACATGATCAGCAACGCTACCGGGGTAAGATAGGAAAGGATCATCTTCACGTAATCCATGGCCATCGCACCGATGTAGGATATTCCAAAGACCAAACCGCCTTTCGGTGCGATGGTTTTGTAGATCCTTCGGGAAGTATCTTCAGGACTCTTCGAGATGAACACAACCAGCAGTGCGTAATCTTTTCCCTCAAACTGGCCGATCAGTCTCAACCTCTGAGCCAGTGCGGTGTTGTTGGCCATGGTGAGTGGAAATTCGAACGGATTGATCACCATCAGAACTCCGTCGAGGTTTCGAAGGTTCTGAACCGTGTCGAGAACTTCTTCACGGGTTCTGTAAGGTACGGCGACGATGGCCACGTCCCTGAGATAAAAGGTTCTCGATATTTCTCTTTCCGCAGCGACGTATCGCGATTCTCTGGAAACCTGTGACTTGAAATAAGCCCTCACCTTCAGCTTCGGAAGTTGTGAGGCTGAAAGAATACCCAGAATGAGCATCAAACTCAGCGCGAGCCAGGGTTTCTTTATCCAGGCCATGCACCTTTCTCCTGATACAATTCTAACTGTGAAAGGAGGTTTCAAAGCCGTGAGACTAATAGACACACACGCGCACCTTCATTTTCACCAGTTCGAGAAGGATCTGGATCAGATCATCAAGAAGCTCGATTCGCACAAATTCGCCTTCGTCGTCAACGTGGGTATAGATGTTGAAGACTCGAAAAAAGCCATAGCCTTGAGTGAAAAATACGAAAAACTCTATTGCTCCATAGGGATCCATCCCCACGAAGCTTCGGGTGCTCCGGAAGATTTCCTTCACACTTTCGAGGAATTGCTGAAAAACGAAAAGGTCGTCGCGATCGGAGAGTGTGGTCTGGATTATTACAGGATGCTTTCTCCGAAAGAGTTACAGCGCGAGGTCTTCGAGAAGCAGTTGAAGTTCGCAAAAGATGTGGACATGCCTGTAATAGTTCACATCAGGGACGCTTACGATGAAGCTTACGAAATTCTCAGCAAGGTTGGACTGCCAACGAGCGGTGGTGTCGTACATGCCTTCTCCGCTGATGAGGAATGGGCGTTGAAGTTCGTTGAACTCGGCATGTATATAGGTATCGGTGGTCCGGTCACCTATCCGAACAACCACACGCTCAGACGCGTTGTGAGGGTGGTGGGAATCGAAAACATCCTGATTGAGACCGACTGTCCTTACCTGGCTCCGCAACCAGTGAGGGGCAGGAGGAACGAACCGATCTACGTGAGGTTTGTCGTTGAAGAAATAGCGAAGATTTTGGACATGGACATAGAAGACGCGGTGGAGACCATCGTGAAGAACGCGGAAGAACTCTTCAAGCCTTGACTTTCTCAACGTGTCTGCGATACCATCTCATCGCCGGTATCGCGCTGATCAGACTCGCTGTGAA includes:
- a CDS encoding TatD family hydrolase, whose amino-acid sequence is MRLIDTHAHLHFHQFEKDLDQIIKKLDSHKFAFVVNVGIDVEDSKKAIALSEKYEKLYCSIGIHPHEASGAPEDFLHTFEELLKNEKVVAIGECGLDYYRMLSPKELQREVFEKQLKFAKDVDMPVIVHIRDAYDEAYEILSKVGLPTSGGVVHAFSADEEWALKFVELGMYIGIGGPVTYPNNHTLRRVVRVVGIENILIETDCPYLAPQPVRGRRNEPIYVRFVVEEIAKILDMDIEDAVETIVKNAEELFKP